From Qipengyuania soli:
GCAGTCGTCGATGCCGAACTCAACCTGCCCGACGGTTCCGCGCAGGGCGAGGACCAACGTTACGTGAATCACAACCTCGTCACCCAGACGAAGGACAAGCAGTGGAGCCTGACGCTCAGCGGCGACATCCAGCTGTCGGACACCCACACCCTCAGCGTCGTCACCGGCTATCGCAACTGGTTCAACGAGGAAATCCGCGAAGGCGACTTCCTCCCGCGGCCACTGACGACTGCAGGCGAATTGCACGACAATGGCGTTGTCACGACCGAGCAGATGTCGTTCGAAGCACGCATCGCGTCCGATCCCACCGCACCGTTCTTCTACCAGGTCGGCGGCTTCCTGTGGCACTCGGACAACAAGCAGGACTTCACCCGCCGCGACATCACCTGCAGCACTTCCACCCTGCCGGTCGATCCGGTGACAGGCGGTCGTCCCTGCAACCTCAATGACCCGGTCAACACGATCTACCCGACCGCGACCTCGTTCAGCGACGTCAACTCGAGCAACTACGCGCTTTTCGGCCAGGCGACCTGGAACATCACCGAACAGCTCGGCCTGACGGGCGGTCTGCGCTATACCTGGGACGACCTGTCCTACACCCACATCCGCGCACCTGGCGTCAATGCGACCACCGGTCTCTCCGCGACCGGCCCGGGCGTCAGTGGCAACCCTGCAGGCGGAACCATTGCCGGGGGCGGCAATGGGACCAACGTGTCGCGCGGCTCGCAGAAGAACGACAATATTTCAGGTAAGGCGGTGCTCACCTTCAAGCCCACCGACGACGTGATGCTCTACGGCAGCTATACAAGGGGCTACAAGGGGCCGGCCTACAATGTGTTCTTCAACCACACGGCGCCAAACAACGCGGTGCCGATCGACGAAGAAACTTCGGATGCCTTCGAAGTCGGCCTGAAGTCGCTGTTCTGGGATCGCAAGATCCAGTTGAACCTTGCCGCTTTCACCGTCCAGTATGACGGGTTCCAGGCGAACAACTTCGTCAATCTCAACGGCACCATCATCACCAACCTGACGAATGCGGGCACAGTGAAGAGCGAAGGTTTCGAAGCTGACTTGGTCTTCGCCCCGGTCGACGGCCTGACCTTCAACGCCAGCGCGGCCTATGCCGATGCGCGAGTGAAAGAGTTCAACCCGAACCCTGCCACGAACGCACCCGACGCACGTAACGGTACACAGCTGCCGCTGGCGCCGAAGTTCAGCTACACGCTGGGAGCCGATTACGAGGCCGACTTCGGCGGGTTCATCGGCTATTTCGGCACCAACTACCGACACATGAGCAAGCAGTATTCCGACCTCGGCGAACAGGGTCCGATCGACGCTTATGGCCTGCTCAACGCCTCGATCGGGTTCTCAGATCCTGAAGACCGCTATCGCATCACTTTCCACGCGCGGAACCTGCTCGACGACAGCTACGTGCTGCTCAACGTCGGCAATGGCTCTCGCCTGCAGATCCCGCGTGATGCAGATCGCTACTTCGGTGTGACCGCCCGCGTCCGCTTCGACTAGGGTGAAGCGAGGAAATGCGTCAATCAAGGGGCCTTCGGCGCGAGCCGGAGGCCCTTTGCTTTGAAGTCGAAACAGGATCGCAGGTGCTTGTCCTGTGTCTTACGGTGTCATAAGCATTCGACACGAAGAGTGTCCGAGTACAGGACTCCAAGGGAGGAGAAGAAGGAACATGACATCCGGTCAGGGCACTGCCGCGCCTGGGAGCAGAAATCTTCGCCTCCTTCTCGTCGGCCTCATCTTCTTCGCAACCGCGCTCAACTATGTCGACCGGCAGGTTCTTGCCCTGCTCAAGCCGACGCTCGAGGCAGAGTTCGGCTGGACCGACCAGGAATTCGCGCACCTCGGTTCGTCCTTCCAGCTCGCGGCTGCGGCAGCGCTCTTGGGCGTGGGGTGGTTCGTCGATCGCTTCGGGGTGAAATTCGCCTACGGCCTCGCGGTTGCGATCTGGAGCATCGCCGGCATGGCGCACGCCCTCGCCATGACCGTCCAGCAATTCGTGGCGGCCCGCGTGGTCCTCGCCGCAGCGGAATCGGTGAACACGCCGGCTGCCATGAAGGCGGCCGCCGTCTACATGCCCCTGCGCGAACGATCGATCGCCATCGGCACGATCAATACGGCGCCCAATATCGGCGCCATCGTGACCCCTCTCCTGATCCCGCCCTTTGCCGTCGCTTTTGGATGGAAGGCCGCATTCATCGTCACCGGCGCACTCGGTTTCCTGTGGCTCGCGCTGTGGACCCCGGCCACGCGAAAAGTGCAACCCGTGACCAAGCTGCCCGAACGCGCACCCGTTGCTTGGGGCGAATTGCTCAGCGACCGTCGCACCTGGGCAGTGGCGGGGGCCAAGGCCCTGACCGACTGTGTCTGGTGGTTCGTCCTGTTCTGGATGCCTGATTTCTTCAATCGGGTGTTCGGCATGGGCCAGGCAGATCTAGGCTGGCCCGTGGCGATCATCTTCACGCTCGCCGCAATCGGCGCGATCAGTTCAGGCGCGCTTTATCCGATCCTGTTGAGCCGTGGATATTCGGTGAACCGCGCGCGCAAGCTGTCGATGTTCATCTTCGCGATCTCGGTATTGCTGATGCCTATCGCGCTGGCGACCGGGAGCCCGTGGCTGGCCGCGATCTTCATCGGACTGGGCCTGTTCGCTCACCAGGGCTTCTCGACCAACATCTTCGGCATGACGACCGACATCGTCCCGGCCGTCCGCGTCGCAAGCGTGATCGCGGTGGGGGCGATTGCGGGCAATATCTCGGGCACGGCGATGATCGAGTTTGCCGGTTGGTCGCTGACCAATGGCCATGGCTACGCGCCGATGTTCGTCTTCTGCGGCGGGGCTTATCTCGCGGCGCTGGGCCTGATCCACCTCATCCTGCCAAAACTGGAACTCGCCGAACAGGAGGA
This genomic window contains:
- a CDS encoding MFS transporter, which codes for MTSGQGTAAPGSRNLRLLLVGLIFFATALNYVDRQVLALLKPTLEAEFGWTDQEFAHLGSSFQLAAAAALLGVGWFVDRFGVKFAYGLAVAIWSIAGMAHALAMTVQQFVAARVVLAAAESVNTPAAMKAAAVYMPLRERSIAIGTINTAPNIGAIVTPLLIPPFAVAFGWKAAFIVTGALGFLWLALWTPATRKVQPVTKLPERAPVAWGELLSDRRTWAVAGAKALTDCVWWFVLFWMPDFFNRVFGMGQADLGWPVAIIFTLAAIGAISSGALYPILLSRGYSVNRARKLSMFIFAISVLLMPIALATGSPWLAAIFIGLGLFAHQGFSTNIFGMTTDIVPAVRVASVIAVGAIAGNISGTAMIEFAGWSLTNGHGYAPMFVFCGGAYLAALGLIHLILPKLELAEQED
- a CDS encoding TonB-dependent receptor: MKAFGKSSIRALGWSASALGLMVGSAAHAQDAAGENDDSSGGVDVIIVTAQKVEQNVQDVPIAVTALSGETLEAKGVDSIEDLSVVAPSVSFRKGTTSANSAIVMRGVGTITFSVAAEPSVSTVVDGIVLSRSGQAFMDLVDLERLEVLRGPQGTLFGKNASAGLVNVVSRGGTDSFEGEVKAEAYDDNEYRLRASLAGPLATDLSARVTGFYGTYDGNITNVYTGGKVNGYEHYGVRGILDYSGSIADVRFIADYFRANDDCCADVRGVSGGAVVDAELNLPDGSAQGEDQRYVNHNLVTQTKDKQWSLTLSGDIQLSDTHTLSVVTGYRNWFNEEIREGDFLPRPLTTAGELHDNGVVTTEQMSFEARIASDPTAPFFYQVGGFLWHSDNKQDFTRRDITCSTSTLPVDPVTGGRPCNLNDPVNTIYPTATSFSDVNSSNYALFGQATWNITEQLGLTGGLRYTWDDLSYTHIRAPGVNATTGLSATGPGVSGNPAGGTIAGGGNGTNVSRGSQKNDNISGKAVLTFKPTDDVMLYGSYTRGYKGPAYNVFFNHTAPNNAVPIDEETSDAFEVGLKSLFWDRKIQLNLAAFTVQYDGFQANNFVNLNGTIITNLTNAGTVKSEGFEADLVFAPVDGLTFNASAAYADARVKEFNPNPATNAPDARNGTQLPLAPKFSYTLGADYEADFGGFIGYFGTNYRHMSKQYSDLGEQGPIDAYGLLNASIGFSDPEDRYRITFHARNLLDDSYVLLNVGNGSRLQIPRDADRYFGVTARVRFD